Proteins encoded by one window of Aphis gossypii isolate Hap1 chromosome X, ASM2018417v2, whole genome shotgun sequence:
- the LOC114121116 gene encoding protein abrupt-like isoform X1 gives MGGMDTDQLYSVRWNEFHTSIITSFRHLLDQEDFIDVTIACDGHSFTAHKVVLSACSPYFRSLLKANPCQHPIVILRDVKKQEMEALLSFMYNGEVRINQEHLPEFLKTARSLQVRGLVDFTKENQPSSWGSSSVVPVDVVGKNKASDNLPSPPYKRQRNNSEQLTTQPLTPSSSYNADRDKDTPSLLVQALELNQSQSSQNKNTVDSSVTGHSSDEEDSNSGDSDGSHTVNDNTRSDVNQQNNEIAIQPQISQARHSKLEPVDFLSSSGNNHDLHNTSISIEQQSRHSFPTSISSGVSIISSLQGLPGLLPGPSGIHNNSQENSYARRSIEMTRVRATDPRPCPKCGKIYRSAHTLRTHLEDKHTVCSGYRCVLCGTVAKSRNSLHSHMSRQHRGISTKDLPVQPMPSNFDPELASNLLLKAGVKVSPAELRARASPTDAVTTSHRRGDGKLDLQSANSSVCGGDDPEDLTVNSSGHHHHNHHNNNNNNHHHQQYGNNNNQQRYSESQQQQLLQQQQHHLHNSSGGKFPTAMDLIDNYARAGGGGGGGSGGGALSPFLPAFAACGKDLQPGDSKISPYNNKAFLDSYLKALVETNPPLFYASKIAGDMIKHEIAPDDADYSSASDEDDIDEDDIDEDVEEDVDDEDDDRRRRRGHSNGGGTSSVNDTPLPLQAGKN, from the exons ATGGGCGGAATGGATACAGACCAATTATATTCCGTGCGTTGGAATGAATTCCACACAAGTATTATAACATCATTCAGACATTTACTTGATCAAGAAGACTTTATAGATGTTACTATTGCTTGTGATGGTCATTCATTTACTGCCCATAAAGTTGTGCTTTCTGCATGTAGTCCGTACTTCAGATCTCTGCTCAAG gcAAATCCATGCCAACATCCCATTGTTATCCTTCGCGATGTTAAGAAACAAGAAATGGAAGCATTATTAAGTTTCATGTACAATGGAGAAGTTCGGATTAATCAAGAACATTTACCAGAATTTTTGAAGACTGCTCGTAGCTTGCAAGTACGAGGTCTTGTTGATTTTACTAAAGAAAACCAACCA tccTCGTGGGGAAGTTCAAGCGTAGTTCCAGTTGATGTGGTTGGAAAAAATAAAGCCAGTGATAATTTACCTAGCCCACCATATAAAAGACAACGTAATAACTCTGAACAGTTGACTACTCAACCATTAACTCCTAGTAGTAGTTATAATGCCGATAGAGATAAAGATACACCATCACTACTTGTTCAAGCATTGGAATTGAATCAATCACAATCAAGTCAG aataaaaatacagtagACTCATCAGTTACTGGTCATTCGTCTGATGAAGAAGATAGTAATTCTGGAGATTCAGATGGCAGTCATACAGTTAATGATAATACACGTTCAGATgtaaatcaacaaaataatgaaattgcaATTCAACCTCAAATATCTCAGGCCCGACATTCAAAACTAGAACCTGTAGATTTTTTATCAAGTAGTGGTAATAATCATGACCTACACAATACATCAATCTCAATTGAGCAACAATCCAGGCATTCTTTTCCTACATCAATTTCATCTGGAGTTTCAATTATAAGTAGCTTACAag gatTACCAGGTCTATTACCAGGTCCATCAGGCATACACAACAATAGCCAGGAAAACAGCTATG CTAGGAGATCGATCGAGATGACAAGAGTGAGGGCGACTGATCCGAGACCGTGTCCCAAGTGCGGCAAGATCTACCGTTCGGCACACACGCTCCGCACACATCTGGAGGACAAGCACACCGTGTGTTCTGGATATAGATGTGTGCTGTGCGGCACTGTGGCCAAATCGAGGAATTCGTTGCACTCGCACATGTCGCGTCAACACCGTGGTATAAGTACTAAGGACCTACCCGTGCAACCAATGCCGTCCAATTTCGATCCGGAACTGGCGTCGAATCTACTGCTTAAAGCCGGAGtcaag GTATCGCCGGCTGAACTGCGGGCAAGGGCTTCGCCAACTGACGCGGTGACGACCAGTCATCGGCGTGGCGACGGCAAACTGGACTTGCAGTCGGCCAACAGCAGCGTGTGTGGCGGTGACGACCCCGAGGACTTAACCGTGAACTCGTCCGGTCACCACCACCACAATCAccacaataacaacaacaacaaccatCACCACCAGCAATACGGAAACAACAACAACCAACAGCGGTACAGCGAGTCTCAACAACAGCAACTattgcagcagcagcaacaccATCTCCACAACAGCAGCGGTGGAAAGTTCCCTACGGCCATGGACTTGATTGACAATTACGCGCGAGCAGGTGGTGGTGGCGGAGGAGGCAGTGGCGGAGGCGCTCTGTCACCGTTCCTGCCAGCTTTTGCGGCTTGTGGTAAAGACCTGCAGCCGGGCGACAGTAAGATCTCGCCGTACAACAACAAGGCGTTCTTGGACTCGTACCTCAAGGCGCTGGTGGAGACTAACCCACCACTGTTCTACGCGTCCAAGATTGCCGGAGACATGATTAAGCACGAAATCGCGCCCGATGACGCGGATTACTCGTCTGCGTCCGATGAGGACGATATCGACGAAGACGATATCGATGAAGACGTCGAGGAGGACGTCGATGACGAAGACGACGACCGCCGTCGTCGGCGTGGGCACAGCAACGGTGGCGGCACCAGTAGCGTCAACGACACGCCATTGCCGCTGCAGGCCGGCAAGAACTGA
- the LOC114121116 gene encoding protein abrupt-like isoform X2, with product MGGMDTDQLYSVRWNEFHTSIITSFRHLLDQEDFIDVTIACDGHSFTAHKVVLSACSPYFRSLLKANPCQHPIVILRDVKKQEMEALLSFMYNGEVRINQEHLPEFLKTARSLQVRGLVDFTKENQPSSWGSSSVVPVDVVGKNKASDNLPSPPYKRQRNNSEQLTTQPLTPSSSYNADRDKDTPSLLVQALELNQSQSSQNKNTVDSSVTGHSSDEEDSNSGDSDGSHTVNDNTRSDVNQQNNEIAIQPQISQARHSKLEPVDFLSSSGNNHDLHNTSISIEQQSRHSFPTSISSGVSIISSLQGLPGLLPGPSGIHNNSQENSYGDGGGPTMGCYLNATEPKPVCTECGRVYSSVSNLKQHIANVHSATPHWEPCPVCGKHFKTRQYLFNHLLQTHGIRQRGSRMHMHLPAGGGSVGGSGVGGGGGHHHHHNHHHHQHPPHPSHPSTVASSSSPLQAHSPSATISSCFSNTSVVKPLMSHHADIKPLSHASVAAATAAAAAAAAAAAAAAADHNEQRQQQQQQQQQQQQHPPNSFVPPLPSSPSVSVLNRLNNPDLSSQFYMLSKSAVTR from the exons ATGGGCGGAATGGATACAGACCAATTATATTCCGTGCGTTGGAATGAATTCCACACAAGTATTATAACATCATTCAGACATTTACTTGATCAAGAAGACTTTATAGATGTTACTATTGCTTGTGATGGTCATTCATTTACTGCCCATAAAGTTGTGCTTTCTGCATGTAGTCCGTACTTCAGATCTCTGCTCAAG gcAAATCCATGCCAACATCCCATTGTTATCCTTCGCGATGTTAAGAAACAAGAAATGGAAGCATTATTAAGTTTCATGTACAATGGAGAAGTTCGGATTAATCAAGAACATTTACCAGAATTTTTGAAGACTGCTCGTAGCTTGCAAGTACGAGGTCTTGTTGATTTTACTAAAGAAAACCAACCA tccTCGTGGGGAAGTTCAAGCGTAGTTCCAGTTGATGTGGTTGGAAAAAATAAAGCCAGTGATAATTTACCTAGCCCACCATATAAAAGACAACGTAATAACTCTGAACAGTTGACTACTCAACCATTAACTCCTAGTAGTAGTTATAATGCCGATAGAGATAAAGATACACCATCACTACTTGTTCAAGCATTGGAATTGAATCAATCACAATCAAGTCAG aataaaaatacagtagACTCATCAGTTACTGGTCATTCGTCTGATGAAGAAGATAGTAATTCTGGAGATTCAGATGGCAGTCATACAGTTAATGATAATACACGTTCAGATgtaaatcaacaaaataatgaaattgcaATTCAACCTCAAATATCTCAGGCCCGACATTCAAAACTAGAACCTGTAGATTTTTTATCAAGTAGTGGTAATAATCATGACCTACACAATACATCAATCTCAATTGAGCAACAATCCAGGCATTCTTTTCCTACATCAATTTCATCTGGAGTTTCAATTATAAGTAGCTTACAag gatTACCAGGTCTATTACCAGGTCCATCAGGCATACACAACAATAGCCAGGAAAACAGCTATG GGGATGGCGGTGGACCTACGATGGGATGTTACTTGAACGCCACCGAACCGAAGCCAGTGTGCACAGAATGCGGCCGGGTGTATAGCAGCGTGAGCAACTTGAAGCAGCACATAGCCAACGTCCACTCAGCCACTCCGCACTGGGAACCCTGCCCGGTGTGCGGTAAACACTTTAAGACCAGACAGTATCTGTTCAATCACCTGTTGCAAACCCACGGCATCCGGCAGCGGGGCAGCAGGATGCACATGCACTTACCGGCGGGCGGTGGTAGTGTCGGGGGTAGTGGCGTTGGGGGTGGAGGCGGTCACCATCACCACCACAACCATCACCACCATCAGCATCCACCTCACCCGTCACACCCGTCGACGGtcgcgtcgtcgtcgtcgccgctgCAGGCCCACAGCCCGTCAGCCACAATTTCCTCGTGCTTTTCCAACACTTCCGTGGTCAAGCCACTAATGTCGCATCACGCGGACATCAAACCCCTGTCGCACGCGTCCGTTGCTGCGGCCactgcagcagcagcagccgcCGCAGCCGCAGCcgccgctgccgccgccgATCATAACGAACAgcggcagcagcagcagcagcagcagcagcagcagcaacagcatCCCCCAAATAGTTTCGTGCCTCCCTTACCGTCGTCTCCGTCGGTTTCCGTGTTAAATCGACTCAACAACCCCGATCTATCTTCCCAGTTCTATATGTTATCCAAATCGGCCGTTaccagataa